The genomic DNA TGCGATAAGCAATCGATGCCCCTTGTGTCGAACAATCGATCTGCATTTTCCCATCATCCCGTGAGATAACTGGCTCGGCTGTTGTTGGTTGTTTCCCGTCGGGCGGCCAGAGGTCTTTAATCAATTGCGTCTCTGGTCGATCTCCCAGATCGCCATGAACCTCAACAAACTGCTCGTGCACTTTGCGGAACTTTTGGATCAATTCTGAATACTGGGATTCCTCAGCCAGATTGTGAATTTCATAGGGATCGGTTTGAGTATCGTAAAACTCCTCGGCTGGTTTGCTCTGCATCGTGAATTGCCACTGGTCCGGCCCCAGTTTACCGGCATCTTTCAAACGGTGGATCTCCTGCATAATCCCTGCCTGATCCCGGTAAGGGAGAAAACCAATGTAGGGCAAATCAGTCCGATAGTTCCGCACATATTTGTAACGATGATCCCTGACCGCTCGAATGCGTTCTGGAGAGGGATCCATTCGATCGCGAAATGCGAAAATGTAGTCTCGCTTTTTATTGGCTTCATTTCCGAGAAATGGAATGCCTTCCATATATTCAGGAATGGGGAGTTGAGTGAGTGAGAGCGTGGTCGGAGCAAAATCGACAAAACTGACCAGATCATCGCAGGTTGTGCCTGCCAGTTGGCCATCGGGAAAGCGTACCAGGAATGGAACATGGATTCCCGAGTCATAAACCCAGCGTTTGGCTCGCGGCAATCCATCCCCATGATCGCTGAAGAAAAAAACGATTGTGTTCTGATCGAGTCCATCCTGTTTCAATTGATCGAGTACTTTGCCGACCTGTCCATCGAGCGTAATGATATTATCGTATTGACGAGCCAGGTCTCTGCGAACAATTGGTGTATCGGGATAATAAGGCGGCAGAGTCACATCTTCAGGATTCACAACAGAAGGTGATGACTGCTTGAAGGTTTTACTCTCGTGCGTGATTGTGAAGTTGAAAACCGAGAAAAAGGGAGTTGTTTCCTCAGGTCGATTTCTCCAGTGAGCTTTCGCATTGGATTCGTCCCAGGCGGTGATGGGTGGTCGGAACTGGTAATCGGTTTTGGAATTGTTCGTGCAATAGTAGCCAGCCGCGCGGAGGTATTCGGTAAAACACTTCGCCTCGGCGGGTGGAGTCGCTTCGTAAACGGGCAAAGCTCTCAGCTCAGGATCGGTAATCAGATGCAGAGCCGAAGTTCGTTTCCAGGTCCGCATCGCCATCGCACCTGTTGAGGTCGGATACATCCCCATAATCAGCGTGTGCCGATTCGGAGCACAAACCCCATAGGTTCCGAAACAGTGCGTATAACGAACCGATTCACTGGCCAGTTGATTGAGACGTGGAGTAGAAACGGTCTCATCTCCATAACAGGCCAATCGGGGGCTCATGTCCTCACAGGTAATCCACAAAATATTAGGGCGTTCATTCTCAGAGGCCTGCAGAACTTGAATTCTGGAACACGCGAGTGATGTCAGAATCAGAAAGATAAAGCAGAAAGAGTTTGAACGTTTCTTGATTGATTGATCGCAGGAAAAGAACATGTTCACTCCGCAATGAGATAGATTGAATTCAGATGAAATTTGAAGAGGATCTGCACTTCGAATGAGAGTGAAATCGCAAGAGAAAGTTAAAATCGACACCAGTAACAATGGTAACTTGATCACTATAAATATTCGACTCTGTATAACCGATTGAATTCATCAGCGGTATTAGCCAAACTGCAGCCATTCCTCTCATTCTCCTTTCATAGGCAGGTGTTCTGTGATTCCTGACAAAATCGGTTCTTATTTGATTGAAAAAAAAATTGGTTCCGGAGGGATGGGAACCGTTTATCTCGGCAAGCATGTTGAGACAGGGCAACTGGCTGCGGTCAAAGTTCTGCCGGCTTCGCTGGCACGTGAGGAAGGCTTCGTCATGCGATTTACTCGCGAAGTCGATGCTATGAAGGCTTTGAAAAATAAGTATGTCGTTCAAGTCTACGAGAATGGCATCGATAACGACGAAACCTATTACTACGCGATGGAATATGTGGAGGGGACGACACTCAGCAAATATATTCGTAATCATGGACGAATTGCCTGGCAGGATGTCATCGCTTATTCGGTGCAAATCTGCCAGGCTCTCAAAGCGGCTCACGATGCCGGGATTGTGCATCGGGATTTGAAACCCTCGAACCTGATTCTCACGGATGATAATCAAATTAAACTGCTCGACTTTGGAGTCGCTCAGGTGTTTGCCTCTTCGAAGTTAACAAAAACAGGAGGCATCATTGGCACGGCTGAGTACATGTCTCCTGAGCAGGCAAAAGGACAACGGGCAACCAAGAAAAGCGATATCTATTCGCTGGGTGCGGTGATGTATGCCATGCTGACCGCTCGCCCGCCTTTCAGTGGGCAAACGTCAATGGAAGTGATTCAGAAGCATCGATTCGGACAGTTCGACCGGCCTCGTACATATGTTCCCGAAATTCCGCACTGGCTCGATGACGTTGTTTGTCAGTGTCTCGAAAAAGATCCCGACAAACGTTATCCCGATGCTTATGTGCTTTCCCTGCGACTTAAGGAGATCCTGAAGAAAGTCGAAGTTTCTTCATCATTGGAAGATACCCATGCCACCGGTACGTTTGACGGGACGGCTGAAACGATTGTTGCTGAATCCTCAGATCCGAATGCCATCGGCGGCACATTCATGCGCGATATGCTGCGGGCAGAAATCGAGAATGCCAATTCTGGTTCCCCGTTCGCCAGGTATTTTGACAATGTCTGGATTCTCGCCTTATTGCTGATCGCATTGCTGGCAGGGGGAATCTTCTGGTTTACCGAACGACCTCTGTCAGAGGAAGAAAAATATGAGAAAGGAATTGCTCTGTTTCAACAAGGACCTCTCTACTGGCCCCGAGCCAAGGACGAGTATCTTCAGCCTTTACTCGAAGAGAATCCCGAACGCTGGGAAGAAAAAGTCGAACCGATCCTGGCTGAGATTATTGTGCAGGAACTTAAACAGGAATTCGGTTTGACACGTCTGAGCCGAAAACGTGTGCTGGCGATGTCCGATGCCCATCGGTTTCTCAAAATGGCAAGCGAATATTTTCAACTCGGCGATCGGACCAGGGCCGAGGCGATTCTGCAGAATCTCTATAACTTACTCGCTAACAACACAGACCAGCGGGAATTACGCAGGGCAATTGGAGAAATTCTCAAAGAGATCAAAACCATCAGCCCAGATAATAAATCGGATGCGAATTCCGTGTCGCTTGCACAAGAAGCATTGCAGCAAGCCAGAACTCTCTTGATGGAAAGTGAACCTGAACAGGCTCAGTCGATTTTACGAAGTTTGATCGTGCTGTATGATGGCGACTCGATGTCACAAAAATATGTCGACGAAGCTCGTCAGCTATTGAATGCAAAAGTAATTAATACACTCGAAAGCCCGACACCATGAATCAAGAATTCGAACTGAAATCCGTTATCCGTTCCGTACCAGACTTCCCCAAACCGGGAATCATGTTTCGAGATATCACACCACTGCTAGCGAATCACGAAGCGTTTCGGGAAACGATCCGTCGTTTTACCGAGCATTTCAAAGATTCAAAGATCACCAAAATCATGGCCGCAGAAGCCCGCGGATTTATCTTCGCTGCTCCTTTAGCGCTAGAACTGAATGCTTCCTTCATTCCAGTTCGCAAGCCGAACAAGCTCCCGTTTGATACTCAAGCATTCCATTACGAACTCGAATATGGAACCGATACGCTCGAAATGCATATCGATGCCGTAGAAGAAGGAGATCGCGTCCTCCTGATTGACGATCTGCTCGCAACCGGTGGTACGATTCAAGCCTGTGCAAAACTTGCTGAGCAAGCCGGAGCAGTGGTCGCAGGTTGCGGCTTCCTGATTGAACTCGACTTCCTGAACGGTCGCCGTCATCTGGAAGGATATGATATCTGCAGCCTGATTAACTATGGCGATGAAAATCCGTAAGTGATTTTCAAATTCCTCCGCTTCAAATTTGTGTTCCCAAGGTCCTCCTTGGGGATGCAAGTTTACTCCAGCGATAAATATGTCTCACATTTTCGTTGCAAAATCAAAAAACGAATCCATCGTGACGAGTAACAGCATGATGACACCGATTACAAGTTTACCAGCAGTTCCCAGTAAACGCCCCATCATTGCTCCCTGTCCAATCGCGTAACGTTCGGCTGATGTTCGCCCTGTGCCGTGCTCGCCGACCCAGGCTCCCGCAAAGGAGCCAATTGCTCCGCCAACCAAAGCTCCAATTAATGGGCCGATAATTGGAATCGGCATCGAAACGATCGCTCCTGTCATACTGCCGATAATCGCGCCCAGAATTGCGAGAACAATTCCGCGTCGACTTCCCCCCTGCTTAGCCGCCCCATGGGCTCCGGCGAAAAATTCGACAATTTCCCCAAGGATTGCTAATACGAGCACGACGATGGCCACCGTCCAACTGATCCGTGGCTCCATATCTGCCGGCAGAAAGAAGACATAAATTCCAGTGAACAACACCAGCAACCAGTTTCCGGGAAGCGTCAATAACGTCGACAGCCAGGCGGTCATGTTGAAGATTAAAAGTAACGTTGCCCAGACGTAGACCATCTGCGAATCCTGTTGTATGTAAAATTAATGTCACTCTATTTCACATCATACAGGAATCTTATTTCAATCAAGTTCAGGAATAGGATCATCTTTACCGATTGGACTTCCTTCCCAGATGACATTTCCCATCGCATCCATCGTGAGGATGCGGTGAGCACTGCCTGGAGCGGGATCGGCTGAGGTTTCCGGAAGATATTTGCTGAGTTCTTCAATCAGCCTGGCATGTTCCTGCTTATCGACGACATTGTGCCATTCGTTCGGATCACTGGTCATATCGTACAGTTCATCGGAACCATCGGCATAGCGGATATAACGCCATTTTTCGGTACGCAAACCGTGGTTGCCGGCATTGTGAGTGGTAATCGCAGGCCATTCC from Rubinisphaera italica includes the following:
- a CDS encoding adenine phosphoribosyltransferase; translated protein: MNQEFELKSVIRSVPDFPKPGIMFRDITPLLANHEAFRETIRRFTEHFKDSKITKIMAAEARGFIFAAPLALELNASFIPVRKPNKLPFDTQAFHYELEYGTDTLEMHIDAVEEGDRVLLIDDLLATGGTIQACAKLAEQAGAVVAGCGFLIELDFLNGRRHLEGYDICSLINYGDENP
- a CDS encoding serine/threonine protein kinase; its protein translation is MIPDKIGSYLIEKKIGSGGMGTVYLGKHVETGQLAAVKVLPASLAREEGFVMRFTREVDAMKALKNKYVVQVYENGIDNDETYYYAMEYVEGTTLSKYIRNHGRIAWQDVIAYSVQICQALKAAHDAGIVHRDLKPSNLILTDDNQIKLLDFGVAQVFASSKLTKTGGIIGTAEYMSPEQAKGQRATKKSDIYSLGAVMYAMLTARPPFSGQTSMEVIQKHRFGQFDRPRTYVPEIPHWLDDVVCQCLEKDPDKRYPDAYVLSLRLKEILKKVEVSSSLEDTHATGTFDGTAETIVAESSDPNAIGGTFMRDMLRAEIENANSGSPFARYFDNVWILALLLIALLAGGIFWFTERPLSEEEKYEKGIALFQQGPLYWPRAKDEYLQPLLEENPERWEEKVEPILAEIIVQELKQEFGLTRLSRKRVLAMSDAHRFLKMASEYFQLGDRTRAEAILQNLYNLLANNTDQRELRRAIGEILKEIKTISPDNKSDANSVSLAQEALQQARTLLMESEPEQAQSILRSLIVLYDGDSMSQKYVDEARQLLNAKVINTLESPTP
- a CDS encoding DUF456 domain-containing protein; its protein translation is MVYVWATLLLIFNMTAWLSTLLTLPGNWLLVLFTGIYVFFLPADMEPRISWTVAIVVLVLAILGEIVEFFAGAHGAAKQGGSRRGIVLAILGAIIGSMTGAIVSMPIPIIGPLIGALVGGAIGSFAGAWVGEHGTGRTSAERYAIGQGAMMGRLLGTAGKLVIGVIMLLLVTMDSFFDFATKM
- a CDS encoding sulfatase family protein, which encodes MFFSCDQSIKKRSNSFCFIFLILTSLACSRIQVLQASENERPNILWITCEDMSPRLACYGDETVSTPRLNQLASESVRYTHCFGTYGVCAPNRHTLIMGMYPTSTGAMAMRTWKRTSALHLITDPELRALPVYEATPPAEAKCFTEYLRAAGYYCTNNSKTDYQFRPPITAWDESNAKAHWRNRPEETTPFFSVFNFTITHESKTFKQSSPSVVNPEDVTLPPYYPDTPIVRRDLARQYDNIITLDGQVGKVLDQLKQDGLDQNTIVFFFSDHGDGLPRAKRWVYDSGIHVPFLVRFPDGQLAGTTCDDLVSFVDFAPTTLSLTQLPIPEYMEGIPFLGNEANKKRDYIFAFRDRMDPSPERIRAVRDHRYKYVRNYRTDLPYIGFLPYRDQAGIMQEIHRLKDAGKLGPDQWQFTMQSKPAEEFYDTQTDPYEIHNLAEESQYSELIQKFRKVHEQFVEVHGDLGDRPETQLIKDLWPPDGKQPTTAEPVISRDDGKMQIDCSTQGASIAYRKKGEKNWQLYSGPVEFSGNKPIESQAIRLGWKPSGTVVWSPNQ